Proteins encoded in a region of the Ziziphus jujuba cultivar Dongzao chromosome 3, ASM3175591v1 genome:
- the LOC125423229 gene encoding uncharacterized protein LOC125423229, translating into MGKLYMYFLFVKTQKIRLSSKWNSFTKPRQFGSAATIKKYLVAEDDEESVRQDRNGASKRARWTVELVTGSGSGSAIRLNSCYDKYLTASTEPFLKGLSSYRKVVQAPPPCLDSTVEWEPIIDGEHIRLRSCYSQSFLRGSGGLAPWRNSVTHYTTDETEKSSLEWDVNIVENLDIHEDTMSYTQPPPPQTPQVPSKCETPAAAPASAPAHVHPPPRQGNNVSNGQYTQIGIGATDLAIAAESLAVDILDFL; encoded by the exons tattttttatttgttaaaacacaaaaaatcaGATTATCATCGAAATGGAATTCTTTCACAAAGCCAAGACAGTTCGGCTCTGCAGCCACCATTAAAAAATACTTAGTTGCCGAAGACGATGAAGAGTCGGTCAGGCAGGACAGAAATGGAGCATCCAAGAGAGCTCGATGGACCGTCGAGCTCGTAACCGGCTCCGGCTCCGGCTCCGCTATCCGCCTTAATAGCTGCTACGACAAGTATCTCACCGCCTCCACCGAGCCATTTCTTAAAGGTTTGAGTAGCTATCGGAAAGTTGTACAGGCCCCGCCGCCATGTCTTGACTCCACGGTCGAATGGGAGCCGATCATAGATGGGGAACACATCAGGCTTAGGAGCTGCTACAGTCAGAGCTTCCTCAGGGGCAGTGGAGGGCTTGCACCATGGAGGAATTCGGTCACCCATTATACAACTGATGAAACAGAGAAGTCTAGCTTGGAATGGGATGTTAATATTGTTGAGAATCTTGACATACATGAG GATACAATGAGTTACACACAACCTCCTCCTCCTCAGACCCCTCAGGTACCTTCAAAATGCGAAACTCCGGCTGCAGCTCCTGCTTCTGCTCCTGCTCATGTTCATCCTCCTCCTCGACAG GGTAACAACGTCTCTAACGGGCAATATACGCAGATAGGAATTGGGGCAACAGATTTAGCAATAGCTGCAGAAAGTCTAGCAGTAGACATTTTGGATTTCTTATAG